CAATTTGCAGCAGGCGTTAAGTGCCCACGGTGGGGTGATGGCCAGTTGGTTGCCGGGCTTCAGCGTTGATCTTACCCAGGCCACTTCAGGTTGCCTGAAGTTAAAGCACCCTCAGCCCTGGCTTGTGGTCTATGGCAGTGCGCTGCTTTGGCATTTGGCGCGCCAAGCCTGGGGCAGCGGGGCCAAACTGACCTCACTGGTGGTGCCCGCCCGCGAAGAGGCAGCTTTGGGGCTGCTGGGAGCCTACAGCGAATCCCTCGCGGTGGCGGATACCGAGGCGGCTGAGTTGCACTTTTCGCCGGAATTGCTTACCCAACGCTTTGTGACCCACAACGCCAAATTACTCCCCCTGTTTGCCGACAGTTTAAGCTTTTTGCGCCCAGGTGGTGATGCAGGTTTGGCAAGCCAGATCTACCAGCTTTTAGACGCAATACCGTCGTTGGAGTCGGCCACGCAAGCCTGGGTAGCATCAGAGCTTGCCATCAGCGAGCGCACCCTAAACCGGCAGCTCTCAGAGCAGGGCTTGAGTTACCGCGAGCTGATCACGGCATACCGCAATAGTCAGGCGGTAACCCGCCTGTGTGACGGTGAATCCATTGATCGCTTGGCGGCCTATTTGGGCTTTTCAGAGCGGGCGGCATTTGAGCGGGCTTTTAAGGGTTGGCAGGGGGTAACGCCGGCAAAATTTCAGGCGCAATACCGGCGCTTGTCAAAAGACATAGATGTAGAAGTGCTCATAACGCCCGAGCGCTTACCGAATTTACCGGCCATTGCCTCGCAGCTACTGGGCATGGTGCAAGACGACGATGCCAGCCTTGAAAAAATTGCCGCATTGGTAGAGCAAGATCCGGTATTAACGGCCAAGCTAATCAGTATTGCCAGCAGTGCCTATTACGGCATGAAGCGCTCGGCCACCATCAAAGAAGTGGTGGTGCGGGTGTTCGGCGTTGATAAACTGCGATTTCTGGCGCTGGCTGTTTTGGCCGCAGGCAGTTTTAAGCTTGAGCGTTGCCCGGCATTTTCGCTGGAGCGCTTTTGGTTGATGTCTTTAGGGGTAGCCCAGATTGCCACTAATGTGTATCGCAAACTGGGCAAATCAAGTGAAGATCAGGCAGATATTTACCTGGCGGGTTTGCTGCACAATATTGGCCGGCTGGTATTGGTGCAGTGCTTTCCCGCACGCATGCAAGCGCTGCTTGCGCCCTTAACCGGCAATGAGTTGCCCCAGGAGTTGCTGGCCATGGAAAAACTCAAACTCGGTGTAGATGCTTGCGAGGCGGGCGCGGTACTACTCGCCAAGTGGCAACTGCCGCGCTCGGTGAGCGTTGTCATGCGCCAACTGGCCGTAGACAAGGTGGCCATGATGCCTGAGGCCCAGCTATTGCTGGATGCCGAAGAGTTTTTATTGGCGTTGTCGGCAGTGCCTGCCGCTAGCCAAAGTGGGGCGCCCGAAGTTGATGCCGCCGCAAAAACACGCACTGCTGTAAACGCTTTTGCTTGCACCATTGCCGAGGCCATGGCGGTTGCGCCTGATAAAATCTCCCCGGTGTTGGAAGAGTTTGCCACACGGCTGCCCGAGCTTCAGGCAACGGCCAAAGCCATTCATACAGATGCCGCCTAATAGCCCGGTAACAAATCTGTGCCGCAGAGGCTGACATCTGCCATTACTGCCCGGCGCTCGCTATGAGCGCTACAAGTCATTAACATGCTCTCCCAGTTGCTGGGGGAATGTCATGCCGATTGAACTTTATTATCTGTTATTGCTGGTAACCGGATTTGTTGCCGGCATCATAAATACCCTTGCCGGTGGCGGCAGTAATTTAACGGTGCCTGCGCTCATGGTGATGGGCATGCCCGCCGATGTGGCCAATGCCACCAACCGGGTAGGGGTGTTGTTTCAAAGTGTGAGTGCCGTGCGGGGCTTTCATCAACACGGCAAGCTCCCCTGGGACGCCGTTACCCCCATTGTGATGCCCACGCTCATTGGCGGTGCCTTGGGCGCGTTGGCTGCAGTATTTGCGCCGAACGAGATTCTAAAGCCTTTGCTGTTGGGCACCATGATTGCCATGGCGCTGGTTATTTTAATCAGCCCTTCGGTGGTGGCCCCGGGCGCTGATGAAAAACCCAAAACC
This genomic stretch from Simiduia sp. 21SJ11W-1 harbors:
- a CDS encoding sulfite exporter TauE/SafE family protein, which codes for MPIELYYLLLLVTGFVAGIINTLAGGGSNLTVPALMVMGMPADVANATNRVGVLFQSVSAVRGFHQHGKLPWDAVTPIVMPTLIGGALGALAAVFAPNEILKPLLLGTMIAMALVILISPSVVAPGADEKPKTVAESPLGLVGLLFAGFYGGFVQAGVGFVLLAAITGALRFDLVRANALKVICALGFTLVALIIFIIDDLVAWVPGLVLAVGAIFGAQLAVKFAIKVEQRVLKWFLLVMTLVASAAALLSG
- a CDS encoding HDOD domain-containing protein, yielding MALAEQALAAKVLVPGLDCASGGAPWVKAGVLQEYVGAQGWFRYFQQLQAAQLGVAGYWWLANPNLQQALSAHGGVMASWLPGFSVDLTQATSGCLKLKHPQPWLVVYGSALLWHLARQAWGSGAKLTSLVVPAREEAALGLLGAYSESLAVADTEAAELHFSPELLTQRFVTHNAKLLPLFADSLSFLRPGGDAGLASQIYQLLDAIPSLESATQAWVASELAISERTLNRQLSEQGLSYRELITAYRNSQAVTRLCDGESIDRLAAYLGFSERAAFERAFKGWQGVTPAKFQAQYRRLSKDIDVEVLITPERLPNLPAIASQLLGMVQDDDASLEKIAALVEQDPVLTAKLISIASSAYYGMKRSATIKEVVVRVFGVDKLRFLALAVLAAGSFKLERCPAFSLERFWLMSLGVAQIATNVYRKLGKSSEDQADIYLAGLLHNIGRLVLVQCFPARMQALLAPLTGNELPQELLAMEKLKLGVDACEAGAVLLAKWQLPRSVSVVMRQLAVDKVAMMPEAQLLLDAEEFLLALSAVPAASQSGAPEVDAAAKTRTAVNAFACTIAEAMAVAPDKISPVLEEFATRLPELQATAKAIHTDAA